Proteins encoded within one genomic window of Guyparkeria hydrothermalis:
- the atzF gene encoding allophanate hydrolase has product MHTITVTDLLAAYRNGRLDVRAHLGEVMRTIHAADTHHIWISVLDDAQLEPYLARLEASDPAELPLYGVPFAIKDNIDLAGVPTTAACPDYAYTPDQSAFVVQRLIEAGAVPVGKTNLDQFATGLVGTRSPYGACRNAFDPDYLSGGSSSGSAVAVALGQVAFSLGTDTAGSGRVPAMFNNLVGVKPTRGLLSAGGVVPACRTLDTVSIFALTGADAERVLDVAAAFDREDAYARPDQVPALGHGAIPANGFRFGVPKREQLAFFDDAENPARFEAAIDRLVELGGTQVEVDFAPFLEAARLLYEGPWVAERYAAIETFIDESADSLHPVTRQIIAGGAEPRAAEAFKAQYRLAELRRQTEAVWDEVDLIVTPTAGRHYRIDEVEADPVQKNSDLGYYTNFMNLLDFAALAVPAGFRSDGLPFGVTLFAPAFTDRDLLALGDRLQRASVERLGATDHPLPPEAVTAGGEHVIPVAVCGAHLSGLPLNWQLTERRGRLAETTTTAPHYRFYALPGGPPERPGLVRVTDNGDAIDVEVWHVPASLFGSFVAGIPAPLGIGKLELSDGREVPGFIAEPIAVEGATDITALGSWRRYLDTQP; this is encoded by the coding sequence ATGCACACCATCACTGTCACCGACCTGCTCGCCGCCTACCGTAACGGCCGGCTGGACGTCCGCGCCCACCTCGGCGAGGTGATGCGCACGATCCACGCCGCCGATACGCACCATATCTGGATCAGCGTGCTCGACGATGCGCAGCTCGAGCCCTACCTCGCCCGGCTCGAGGCCAGTGACCCGGCCGAGCTGCCGCTCTACGGGGTGCCGTTCGCGATCAAGGACAATATCGATCTCGCCGGCGTGCCCACCACCGCCGCCTGCCCGGACTATGCCTACACGCCCGACCAGTCCGCCTTCGTGGTGCAAAGACTGATCGAGGCCGGCGCGGTGCCGGTGGGGAAGACCAACCTCGACCAGTTCGCCACCGGCCTGGTCGGCACCCGCTCGCCCTACGGGGCCTGCCGCAACGCCTTCGATCCCGACTACCTCTCCGGTGGCTCGAGCTCGGGCTCGGCGGTGGCCGTGGCCCTCGGCCAGGTGGCTTTCTCGCTCGGGACCGACACGGCCGGCTCCGGCCGCGTGCCGGCGATGTTCAACAACCTCGTCGGGGTCAAGCCCACCCGCGGGCTGCTGAGCGCCGGCGGCGTGGTGCCGGCCTGCCGCACGCTGGACACCGTCTCGATCTTTGCCCTGACCGGCGCGGACGCCGAGCGGGTGCTGGATGTCGCCGCCGCCTTCGATCGGGAGGATGCCTACGCCCGCCCCGACCAGGTGCCCGCACTCGGTCATGGCGCCATTCCCGCCAACGGGTTCCGCTTCGGCGTGCCCAAGCGCGAGCAGCTGGCCTTCTTCGATGACGCGGAAAACCCGGCGCGGTTCGAGGCGGCGATTGACCGCCTGGTCGAGCTGGGCGGCACGCAGGTAGAGGTCGACTTCGCGCCGTTCCTCGAGGCCGCGCGCCTGCTCTACGAGGGGCCGTGGGTGGCCGAACGCTATGCCGCAATCGAGACCTTCATCGACGAGTCGGCCGACAGCCTGCACCCGGTCACCCGGCAGATCATCGCCGGCGGCGCCGAGCCGCGAGCGGCCGAGGCGTTCAAGGCGCAATATCGTCTCGCCGAGTTGCGCCGGCAGACGGAAGCGGTCTGGGACGAGGTCGATCTGATCGTCACGCCCACCGCCGGGCGCCACTACCGCATCGACGAGGTCGAGGCCGACCCGGTGCAGAAGAACAGCGATCTCGGCTACTACACCAACTTCATGAACCTGCTCGACTTCGCCGCCCTGGCCGTCCCGGCGGGCTTCCGCAGTGATGGCCTGCCGTTCGGCGTGACCCTGTTCGCCCCGGCCTTCACCGACCGCGACCTGCTCGCGCTGGGCGACCGGCTGCAGCGGGCCAGCGTCGAGCGGCTCGGCGCCACCGACCACCCGCTGCCGCCCGAGGCGGTCACCGCTGGTGGCGAGCACGTGATCCCGGTGGCTGTCTGCGGCGCGCACCTCAGCGGCCTGCCGCTCAACTGGCAACTGACCGAGCGCCGCGGCCGGCTGGCCGAGACCACCACCACGGCGCCGCACTACCGCTTCTACGCCCTGCCCGGCGGACCACCGGAACGTCCGGGTCTCGTGCGCGTCACCGACAATGGTGACGCCATCGACGTCGAGGTCTGGCACGTGCCGGCAAGCCTGTTTGGCTCGTTCGTCGCCGGCATCCCCGCCCCGCTCGGCATCGGCAAGCTCGAGCTTTCCGACGGACGCGAGGTACCGGGCTTCATCGCCGAGCCCATTGCCGTCGAGGGCGCGACCGACATCACCGCGCTCGGCTCCTGGCGACGCTATCTGGATACGCAACCCTAG
- a CDS encoding cupredoxin domain-containing protein: MTRIASSFAIAALLSVGTAQAETKVFDLNIKDHHFQPEAVTIPAGEKVKLMVHNQDATPEEFESYELNREKIIPGNSKAVIFVGPLEPGEYPFFGEFNQATAQGRVIAE, encoded by the coding sequence ATGACACGCATTGCATCCTCATTCGCCATCGCCGCCCTGCTCTCCGTCGGTACTGCCCAGGCAGAAACCAAAGTCTTCGACCTCAACATCAAGGACCACCATTTCCAGCCCGAGGCGGTAACGATCCCGGCCGGCGAGAAGGTGAAGCTGATGGTGCACAACCAGGATGCCACGCCGGAGGAGTTCGAAAGCTACGAGCTCAACCGCGAAAAGATCATCCCCGGCAACAGCAAGGCCGTGATCTTCGTCGGCCCGCTCGAGCCCGGCGAATACCCCTTCTTCGGCGAGTTCAACCAGGCCACCGCCCAGGGCCGCGTCATCGCCGAATAA